TAAAGCCATCTTTGCCCACAATCCCGGGCAGCGCTTCCTGACATTCAGCGTGAAATGCCGTTGCGTTCCAGAATATCGCAGACCAGTTCCAGCCTGAGCAGCGGGTTGTCCAGTTCCATCAGGCGCTGCTTGACCGCCAGCGGCATGGGAAGCAATTCGCACCAGCGATTGGCGACCCAGCTGCAATCGTCAAGGTGGTAGGGTGGCTGCATGGGCATTTTTTCAGGCGGCGTATCGCCATGCAGCAGTCCTTTGATCAGCTTGCCCAGGGCCTCGGCGGATTTTTGCAAATCGTGCGGAATCCTGACGGGCAGGTCATCTTCCATGCGGACCACATCGGCAATCCACAGGCCATGTTTCAGCTTTTCCCGCCGGGTAATCGTGAAGCGGTGAATCCCCTGGCACAGAACCACCATCAGGCCGGGTTGCGGCACCGAAAACTCGATGATTTTGGCCAGGGTGCCCACGGCGTTGAAGGCTTCGTGCGCAAAGCCGTCACCGCCGGGCAGGGCGCCCTTGGGCGTTACATTGGCGGGTTTGCGGACTTCCGAGCCTTCGGTCAGCGAAACGACGCCAAAAGGCGCCCCTGTTTTATGGCATTTGCCAATCATGTCCAGGTAGCGGACCTCGAAAATCTGCAGCGGCAGCAAGCCGCCGGGGTAGAGCACGGTGCCCAGCGGAAAGAGGGGAAGTGAGGTAAGGGTAAGGGCTTCAGACATGGCTTCAGGCTTCAATTTGCGATAAGCCACATCATCCCATGATGTCTTTTCTTTTGCTCTTCCCGAACTGTTGCACGACCCCTTAATGCTGTGTCTTGATGCTTTCGAAAAACCAATGAAAATTTTTTAGCTGACGGCATCGGCCGGCTGCTTGAGCAGCATGGCCAGTGAATTCGCCACCGTCTTGCGCAATTCCCGGCGGTCGCAGATAAAGTCAATCGCACCCTTGGTCTGCAGGAACTCGGCACGCTGGAAGCCTTCAGGCAGGGTCACCCGCACGGTCGATTCGATGACGCGCGGACCGGCAAAACCAATCAAGGCCTTGGGCTCGGCAATCACGATGTCGCCGACAAAGGCAAAACCGGCGCTCACCCCGCCCATGGTCGGGTCGGTCAGCACGCTGATGTAGGGCAGGCCCTTTTTGGCCAGGCGCGTCAGCGATGCATTGGTTTTGGCCATCTGCATCAGGCTAAGCAGTCCTTCCTGCATGCGGGCGCCGCCGGTGGCGGTAAAGCAGATGAACGGCACCTTCTGCTCGATGGCGGTGTGAACGCCACGCACGAAGCGCTCGCCCACGACGCTGCCCATGCTGCCGCCCATGAATTCGAATTCAAAGCAGGCCACAACCACGCCGATGCTGTGGACGGCGCCGCCCATCACCACCAGTGCATCGGTTTCGCCGGTGTTCTCCATCGCTTCCTTCAGGCGCTCGGGGTACTTGCGGCTGTCCTTGAACTTGAGGGCATCGACGGGAAGCACTTCCTGGCCCAGTTCGTAACGGCCTTCGGCGTCGAGGAAGGCGTCCAGCCGGGCACGCGCGCCAATGCGGTGGTGGTGGCTGCACTGCGGGCAGACGTTCTGGTTTTTTTCCAGGTCGGTCTTGTACAGCACGGCTTCGCAGCTCGGGCACTTGATCCACAGGCCTTCGGGCACCTGACGGCGCTCGGTCGGATTGGTGGGGCTGATTTTGGGGGGAAGGAGTTTTTCTAGCCAAGACATGGTGTCGGTCCTTGTTGGCTTGCAGCGGCATCATCTTTTTTAAAGAAACCGCTTGCCAAGCATCATCAAATGTTAAACACGGGATAGACGCACCGGCGGGCAGCAAACTGCACCAGCCGGGCGAAAAGTGCCATTATGCGCCGGGGCCGGCCGATGAAATTCAGTCCAGCGCCGAACGGATTTCCTGCAAAAAGTCGTGCGCCACGGTGGCAACCCGGTCGCGCGGCTGGTTTTCAATCAGCTGGATGATCTTGCTGCCAATGACCACGGCATCAGCCACTTTGCCGATGGCCCTGGCGGTCGCGGCGTCGCGAATGCCAAAGCCCACGCCCACGGGTACGTTCACATGCCGGCGAATGCGCGGCAGCATGGCTTCGACCGCATCCACGTCCAGCGTGCCGGCGCCGGTCACGCCCTTGAGCGAAACGTAATACACATAGCCGCTGGCGACCTGGGCCACCTGGGCCATGCGCGCGTCGGTGCTGGTGGGCGCCAGCAAAAAAATCAGGTCCATGCCGTGCGCCTTGAGCCTGGCGGAAAATTCCACGCACTCTTCTGGCGGATAGTCAACGATCAGCATGCCATCGACACCGGCGGCGGCGGCATCGCGAATAAAGGCGCTTTCGGAGGTGCCTGCGCCATGCTTGATGTCGTAGCGCTCGACTGGGTTGGCGTAGCCCATGAGCACGACTGGCGTGGTGTGGTCTTTTGTGCGGAAAATGCGCACCATTTCAAGCACCTGAACCAGGCCGATGCCGAAGGAAAGCGCTTTTTCTCCGGCCTTCTGGATCACCGGGCCATCGGCGCTGGGGTCGGAAAACGGCATGCCCAGTTCAATCACGTCAGCGCCGCCGGCCACCATGCCGTGCATGAGTTCGGGCGTGACATCGGCAAACGGAAAGCCTGCCGTGACGTAGGGAATCAGGGCTTTGCGGCCCTGGGTTTTGAGGCCGGAGAAGGTCGATTCAATGCGGCTCATGATTGGCTCCCTGCACCTTTTGCGCCGCTGGCGTCGAACGCTTCGGGGGAAGTGGCGACGCCGCCCTTGACGCCCAGGCCGCGCATGGAAGGCCGGTCGTAGAAGTCGGCACCCGACAGGTCGGCCACGGTGCCGATGTCCTTGTCGCCCCGTCCCGAGAGGTTGACCAGGATGCTCTGGTCGCTGCGCATGGTTTTGGCCAGCTTCATCGCGTAGGCCACGGCATGGGCGGATTCCAGCGCCGGAATGATGCCTTCGGTGCGGCACAGGTAATGAAAAGCCTGCAGCGCTTCGGTGTCGGTGATGCCGACATATTCGGCGCGCCCGATGTCTTTCAGGTAGGCGTGTTCCGGGCCGACGCCGGGATAGTCCAGGCCGGCGCTGATGCTGTGCGTTTCGGTGACCTGGCCATCGTCGTTTTGCAGCACATAGGTGCGGTTGCCGTGCAGCACGCCGGGTAGTCCGCGCTGCAGCGAGGCCGAATGCTTGCCGCTGTCCAGGCCTTCACCGGCGGCTTCGACGCCGATCAGGCGGGTGTTTTCATGCGCGATATAAGGGTGGAAGATGCCCATGGCATTGCTGCCGCCGCCAACACAGGCAACGACCGCATCGGGCTGCCTGCCGGCGTTCATCTCGGGCATCTGGCTCAGGCATTCGGTGCCGATCACGCTCTGGAAATCGCGCACCATCATCGGGTAGGGGTGCGGTCCGGCCACGGTTCCGATGATGTAAAACGTGTTGTCAACATTGGCAACCCAGTCGCGCATGGCTTCGTTCAGCGCATCTTTCAGCGTCTTGCTGCCGCTTTCCACCGGCACCACGGTGGCGCCCAGCAGGTTCATGCGATAGACATTGGGGCTTTGGCGCTTGACGTCTTCGCTGCCCATGTACACCACGCATTCGAGGCCGTAGCGCGCGCAAATGGTCGCGGTCGCCACGCCGTGCTGGCCGGCGCCGGTCTCGGCAATGATGCGCTGCTTGCCCATGCGGCGCGCCAGCATGGCCTGGCCGATGGTGTTGTTGATCTTGTGCGCGCCGGTGTGGTTGAGGTCTTCGCGCTTGAGGTAGATTTGCGCGCCGCCCTGCTCGCGGCTTGTGCGCGCCGCATGGTAGATG
This DNA window, taken from Polaromonas hydrogenivorans, encodes the following:
- a CDS encoding LON peptidase substrate-binding domain-containing protein, which translates into the protein MSEALTLTSLPLFPLGTVLYPGGLLPLQIFEVRYLDMIGKCHKTGAPFGVVSLTEGSEVRKPANVTPKGALPGGDGFAHEAFNAVGTLAKIIEFSVPQPGLMVVLCQGIHRFTITRREKLKHGLWIADVVRMEDDLPVRIPHDLQKSAEALGKLIKGLLHGDTPPEKMPMQPPYHLDDCSWVANRWCELLPMPLAVKQRLMELDNPLLRLELVCDILERNGISR
- the accD gene encoding acetyl-CoA carboxylase, carboxyltransferase subunit beta, producing the protein MSWLEKLLPPKISPTNPTERRQVPEGLWIKCPSCEAVLYKTDLEKNQNVCPQCSHHHRIGARARLDAFLDAEGRYELGQEVLPVDALKFKDSRKYPERLKEAMENTGETDALVVMGGAVHSIGVVVACFEFEFMGGSMGSVVGERFVRGVHTAIEQKVPFICFTATGGARMQEGLLSLMQMAKTNASLTRLAKKGLPYISVLTDPTMGGVSAGFAFVGDIVIAEPKALIGFAGPRVIESTVRVTLPEGFQRAEFLQTKGAIDFICDRRELRKTVANSLAMLLKQPADAVS
- the trpA gene encoding tryptophan synthase subunit alpha; amino-acid sequence: MSRIESTFSGLKTQGRKALIPYVTAGFPFADVTPELMHGMVAGGADVIELGMPFSDPSADGPVIQKAGEKALSFGIGLVQVLEMVRIFRTKDHTTPVVLMGYANPVERYDIKHGAGTSESAFIRDAAAAGVDGMLIVDYPPEECVEFSARLKAHGMDLIFLLAPTSTDARMAQVAQVASGYVYYVSLKGVTGAGTLDVDAVEAMLPRIRRHVNVPVGVGFGIRDAATARAIGKVADAVVIGSKIIQLIENQPRDRVATVAHDFLQEIRSALD
- the trpB gene encoding tryptophan synthase subunit beta — its product is MYDYHQPDLAGHFGIYGGSFVSETLTHAINELKGAYAKYQNDPEFLAEFNYELKHFVGRPSPIYHAARTSREQGGAQIYLKREDLNHTGAHKINNTIGQAMLARRMGKQRIIAETGAGQHGVATATICARYGLECVVYMGSEDVKRQSPNVYRMNLLGATVVPVESGSKTLKDALNEAMRDWVANVDNTFYIIGTVAGPHPYPMMVRDFQSVIGTECLSQMPEMNAGRQPDAVVACVGGGSNAMGIFHPYIAHENTRLIGVEAAGEGLDSGKHSASLQRGLPGVLHGNRTYVLQNDDGQVTETHSISAGLDYPGVGPEHAYLKDIGRAEYVGITDTEALQAFHYLCRTEGIIPALESAHAVAYAMKLAKTMRSDQSILVNLSGRGDKDIGTVADLSGADFYDRPSMRGLGVKGGVATSPEAFDASGAKGAGSQS